The DNA sequence CATAGCAAACTAGGTGGTGCTCCAAATTCTTACCTTCCTTTATCTATAAAAATTGTACACTGGCCATGGAGTATGACTGCCATCTATCACTGTGGCAGCCCTGTAGCAGCATTCTTGCCTTCATCAAGACAGTGATGCTACCTTAAATCTTAGCAGTGAAAGGTGATGTGTATAACCGAGCAAGTTGTGTGTGTGAATCTGCAGTGTGACCAGCCTAAATAACacctattttccttttcttgtcaTTGTTAAATGCCAGACTGTTTTGTGTTAGTTGAATTGTCTTGGCAGCTAGCTGGAGGAGGtgtctgctccagcagtgtGTAGTATTCCATCCTGGCCTCACTGAGGTTGACTATTTTATGAGGAGGGTGACTTCCATAAAAGAAGAACAACTTAGGTCCAAAAATAAATCCACACACTGTAAATGAAAATAGCTTCATTGTGTGCAATGTCCTTGGCTGACCCGTTTGTGCTCACTGTCAACTGGCATGATTTTACAGAGCCTGTTTAAGTCACTTATTCTGTAATACTCCTATTCTGTAATGAaatggagctgggaaaaaaGGGTCCTTGAGAACTGTAACAGAAAACTAAAGGTGTCATGAGAATGCATGGTGATTTTTACTTTCATATGGTTTGTGTTGCAGGTGGGAAATGCCAAGcctgagatgcagaaggttGTGGATGCTCTGAGCTCCATTCAAACCAAGGTAATACTTGCTGTCTGTGTTGCTGGACACCCATCACAACTGTGCTATGTTATCTTCTTTGGAAAGTAGAATTTTTACTTCTTCCCAGCCTTCTCCATATATGAAAGTAAAACAAACTTGCTCCTAAAATTCTAAAAGCAAAACAGATTGGAATGAAGTTGAGGTAGAGAGCATGGAGTACTAGAAGCAGTGATTATTTCCTGTCTACATTTCTCTGTCTTTTAATTGTATTTAAACCTATAGGATAGGATTAATCTTCCTAATCTAAACTACATTCCTAGATGTCCTTTCTAGTCTGTGGTAACAGATGGAAAAGGCATTTCCCCTCATCTGTGCACCTGTGGgttaaatttcctttttccaaGAGGCCATGCTTCTCTTGGCTATTTCTAGAGAGAGTTCAGATAAACAGTTTGATCAGGATATATAATTTAGGgcgaaaaaaaatcttcctgtaTCTTAAATATTgtgtgcagtgtgtgtgtgatttTAGTGTGCTGAGTAATGAGAAACTAAAAGTACTTAGTAATTAGGTACCTTCATAGTGGGTAAAGGCCAATGAGAAATGTGGACAGGAAAGGTAAAACATGAGACTATGCTGTCATCTTTCTCATCAGGCACTGTTTGTGGTAAAGGTATAATGCTGCTTACTGCAATGGACTCTCCAACAGGTCTCACAGGTTCTGTGTTTCCAATGCAATCAGTGTACATGGCATCTGAATTCTCATTGTTTTTCAGGCAAGGTTAAATCTTATCTCTAAGACCAAGGAGCATAAATGCAGCATTTGATATGAGAAGCAATATCTTGAAAATCTTGTAAGAAATATATTTCTTGTTGCTGAAAGTATTTAATCCCAAAGGTACTATAGTTGGCCTGCAACACTTGATGCCAAATTCCATTTCTGCCTTCCTACAAACATGGAGCTTTCCTGCTGCAATCCGTATGTGTGTGTTCTCTCCCTGACATCAGCCCATCTGCTTACTTTATTGTAGGGAAAGCAAGCTTCCTTTACAAATTTTGACCCCACTGGACTCCTTCCTGCATGCAGAGACTACTGGACATACCCTGGCTCACTGACAACTCCACCACTGCTTGAATGTGTGATCTGGCACGTTCTGAAGGAGCCCATCACTGTGAGCCCTGAGCAGGTAGGTTTCCAATGGATAGTGCCAGTAGATGTGTACTGAAGTTGCACTGATGGCTCAGTTCAGCCCACCAGGTGATCTATGAAGTGGCAGTGTTAGTGCAGAGCTGTACAGAGCTAGCATCACGTGTCAAAAATACCTATCTGAAGTGGGAATCCTCTTCTGACAGGACTCTGCTTCTGCCTGTGGATATAGTTTGCTGTAGAATATAAGGCTGTCTTCTATTTGTGCACTCCAGGGAAGATGGGGGgaagtttaaaaaattatcagATATTTTCCAGATACGTGGTTAGAGATGTCATGTGGTAAAAATCTGGAAAATTGAGGCATGCATGAAAGGACCATTTGTGCATGCAGAGTAAGTCCAGCATGTATTGTGAGCATCAGCAGGTTTGCTGTACATGCAATTACCTCTCTGGTTGTGCTTGCCCTGAAAAGGCCAGGTTTACAAAGCCCCTGGGGAACTGCATCCACAGTCTTACACTGTAGAGCTGTAGTTGGTCTGTTGATTTTCCAGCATTTCCAGGACACTGAGCTCTTTTTGCAAGTTCTATTTGTCACAGAACAGACTGGGAAATCCTACGCAGCTTTGTGATGATTCTAACAAAGCTCCCATTGTTTGGAAGAGGCAAAATTTGCAGATTCCAGAAGTCTCTGCCTAAGAAAATACTCTGTAGACCAGCCTGAGAAGGATAGTATCCCTAGTAGGAAGAAGCTTGTGCAGATTAAATCACTCTTGGCCCCAGCTTTCTGTGCCATCCATTAATGAAATTACGTACAGGCAAGATTCCATTTTTGGGTTCAGATCTGTGTGCTTGAGAGATATAAATAGAATCTAGAGCCTATAAATACAAACCAGCTCTGAAGGGCTTTAGTTTAACCTTCAAATCCCTAAGTATCTTTTATTGGTGGTAGACATGCTAACAACCTGCACCTAATTCTAAGGGGTTTTGGatatgaaagaaaatacaattgAAGTGTTTTAGAAGTTAACATAATAAAATATAGAATATGTGATAAGGAAGAACTATTGGAAGTAATAACTATAACAGTGATCGATTGTCATTAGTAAACTGCAAGGGAGCATTAAAATTGACACTACTCCAAACTATTCCTATTATTGTTGATAATCCAAAGTtttcaaatatgttttttttgcaaatatagTTTTATTACAGTTTTTTGCAAATATGGTTTTATTATAAGGCAGGAGCACACTCAccaaaatagtattttttttctactatACCTACTCCAACCACCTACAAGTGGTAAAAGTTACCATTCATTTCTTCTTTACACATCCCTCCATGTTATCATCAATATTTCCACACTGTGTGCGATTTGCTTTTTCATTCCCATACTGATCAAAACAGGAAACCATATATAAGAGTATTGATTCAAGGTTTAAGGTGGATAGGTTTTCCAAAGCTGAAAAGAAGCTGGATATAATAGCAGGGTGTATAGCAAGCCTTCTATCACTTGTTGTGACACAGCAGTTCCTGGCAGAGGTTGAGCTCTGAACTTTGTTCTAGTTGGTCCTGAAGGTGAAGTCCAGTGGAAGCAGGTCACTGCTGAGGCCATCTTTCCTTGAATGTGGAAAAACCTGGTCTGGAACCTGGGGTGGATTATTATTTTGGCACAATCTTTTTGTGAGTTTTGGAGATTCTTATTTAGACATGATGGTGCTTTTGTTACATCAGATTGTGCAAACACCATTTGTACTTTAGGAACAAGTACCATAACTATACAGTATGCTCCTATAGATGTGAAGCAATTTTTGCCTCTCACAGCATTTGAAAATCAGGATAACTTGAATTCATTCAACAGCTTTATTTTGACCCAAGGGTAAAGCCAATTGTAATTGTTATTATTTCAAGTGGacttaaaaaaacagaaaaaactgtATAATTGGCAGAGGATTCTGAAAGTATTTCAGTTCATATCTGGATCAAGGACAAACAGCTCTTTGCTTGTGGAGCTCAGAAAAAATGTGTGTCTATGTCcttgttttttgtggtttcaCAGTTGTTCTTGCCAGGATATTTTGTGGACAGGAGAGGCTATGTTGAGGCTGGAAATGGTGTGAATGTAATGCAGATGTGTGGGTTCTGATGCCATCTCTAGACTACTAGTACTGGCAAAACTTCAGGTTGGAGCTCTGGTTCAGGCCCAAGATGTGTAGTTTCAAAAAGTCCTGCTGAAATGAGAGGATGCATTTGAGGATATCTGTGTCTTTTCCCACAGATGTGCAAACTCCGTGGCCTTTGCTTCAATGCTGAGAATGAGCCCGTGTGCCACATGGTGGACAACTGGCGCCCGTGTCAGCCCTTGAAGAGCAGAGAAGTCAGAGCCTCCTTCCAGTAACCTCAGTGCTGCAAGTGTTAGGAATTGCTGTGTTTGTGAGGAGCCCCTTTTGCTAAGCCCAAATCTCAAACTTTGCCATGTGTGCCCAGGCAACATCTTGTCTCCCAGATccattccttcttttgctctgCATCTGAAATGCCAGCTATTGAAATGTGAAAGGCTCTTGGCTGAATGGGGAAGGGTTCTTAAGGTGTGGGGTTGGGGGAGGCAGGGGGTGGGTGGCTGTGTGCATTTTGGTGACTATTACTGCGACTGACACTTTGGTATAATAGTGAGTTGGCCACTTGGGAGAGGATATGGTGGTAGCAAAATAAGCCATTTTAAGGAACCTCATCTACTGGTGTGATAGTACACGTAACTAACGATAACTTGAAGCTTTGTAAGAAGCACAGGAATACAGAATCTAGCTATAATTTAGAGAAAAAAGGTATTTTGAGAAAGTTAAGCAAAATGAATATTTAGAATTAGACTTCTTAGATTTTAAGAAACTGacatgtaaatatttttgagactattttgcatttttacCCATGCTGTCAACAGCCTTAGTTACGTCTTAATGGtagtgttgggttttttaattaaaatgttctAAATTAAATGTTATCTTTAAAATTTGTTATTACCATAGAAATAATGCAAACTATCTTTTCATTGAAATAATATATGTTctaatttaaaaaggaaaataatattgTATTTTAGATAACTTCTCTAATAAATCTATACTTCTATTTTTGCTTCCCTGCTGTTATTTTAATTCTGGTAAGGAGTCACTAATCTGTTTGCATGGTTGCATAGTAAACATAATTACTAAACATATACCTTGGGAATTGGCTTCAGTGACACTGAACATGAATGCAAGACTATATGGATATGTTAAGAAATTTTCTCTAAGTAGGTATCTTCTCTCTGATAGCAGAAGGAAGTGTTAATTTTGAGTAATCACTACAAGTTATCATCAAAATTGAATGTATAATGAAAGATGCCCTCACAAAACTTTTGAACAAAATTCTACTGAAGAATGGGCTCATTAGACTTTGGTActagtttttaaattaatttataatgAGTTTGCTACCCCATCAGGAATTGCTTTGTAATTTATAAGGTATCAGTTGGGCAGGCTGTGTTCTGAAGCACCTGGATCTTGAAATGTGTGTGATGGAAATGAAGATATCTTGAAATGCATACAAAGAGCTTCAGAAAGAAGTGTCAAATCACAACCTTTGAAAAGCTTCCACATGTAAAATGCCCACCATCCTacccccattaaaaaaaaaaaaacaaacaaataaaccaaaacaaaaaaccccaacaaacctAAAACCAAAATATGGATTTTAAAACTCTTAAACCCATACCTTGATAACTATGTAACCTGAATACAAGGCAGTAAGACTGCTTAAGGAGTGGTAATCTCATTGGTACATgaacagctgaaatattgtCCAGGCTGGCACATGACAGAGAATGTGAACTAATGGTTGGGGTAAAAACATGGAAATGCCCTTGAGGTTCTAGCCACTGCTGCAATAAAGAGTGTCATATCTTATATTCCATCACACTTCAAGATTGCTCCATAAATAATAGCTAACAGTGAAGACAATCAACATCAGCCATATATTTATCATCTTGTTTGTGCGAGTCTGTttccctggaatgttgccagtGCCATATGTTTGCCTTTGCTGAGGATGAAGTACTTCTGTATTCAGCCACACAGTGCAAGCTGGGGTTCCTAGGTCACCTATTGGGTACAGGAAGAGCCTGTATTATGTCTTACATGTGTGGTCTACCAGGAagcactgtttttttttctttttctggaagTAAGCCAAATTACAGATCCACACCTCAAAAtccttaccaaaaaaaaaaaaccaaacaaaaaaaccaccctttCCAGCCCTCTCCAGAATAAAATGATACTTGAACTTACCACAAATTCACATTTTGCAGTTTGATTCTAGTGCAATGGATAGAGAACCTTTTCCAAGGGAGACATATATTAAGTCCAAccaggaaataaagaaaacaatttcCTTGGCATTCATGATTCGTTTCCTGAATTGTGAGTTCAGTTAAGATAATTGTCAACAGAAACATCCAGCTCTTCTTTCTTATTTCCTAATTGCTTATATAAAGAGTTTGTAATTAGGTCTTGTAGTTGTTGCACAGCGGATTAACACCCATTCCAACCTCATCCTGTTTTAACTGGAAAACTGTTGCTGAATTCATAATGTAAATTAAGAGACCACTTTTGTCATGGAATCAAAGATGTTCCAGCACACGTAATTGTGTTAATGTCAGGTAGGCAGCTCTGATTAAATGGAAATTCTCATAGAAGGAAGTATAAAAAGGGCTAGTGCATTAATTTGAAATCACCATAGGATACTCAACCAGCTTGGATGTGAGAAAGAGGCAAGCACATTCACTTGCAAACTGTTCATTTTGCACAGTTTGTGATCTTGTCTGGCACTTGTCTGCCAACTCCATGTGTTAGAACATTTTATGATTTTTCCACTGCTATTTCTAAGGCTTGGATGTGTCCTAGATTGACATGGGCGGGTAGAACTGTGATTAGAGATGTTCCCTGGAAGATAAGATTAATGATGCCCTGCATACAGTCAGCAATATTTATAGAAGTCCTGATAGTTTATAGAAGAGTATCACTCACTAAATGACAGCTTTAGGATTTTCTGACTCTCCAAGGGAAAGCCGTGCAGGCAACAGCTGTATCAAATCTAGTACCATAGAAATAAGGAGTGATGAAACTACAAGCAGTAGCTTTATTGAAAAATTCCCATGGACCCTCTAACATCCACCACTTCCTCTTCCAAACCACAGCACCCCATATATTCATGTAGCACTTGGTGACAGTTGCTTACACTGAGAGTTTGGTATATTTTAAGTCTATTTGGGAACTGGACATTTCACTGCTGTGCACTTCCTCTTTCTGTATGATGGTAAACAGCTGCACTGCCTTGATGCCATCAGTGGTTCACTCAGGCCATGAGGCTCCCCATGAGCCACCAACATCCTAAAGGCAGATGCACAAAACTTTTCAGGGATTCCTAACTAATTTTAGACCACATTTCACTCTTGTTTTTTATCTAAGCCACAAACCAAAGCCATTTGGTTTGGGTACATCCCCAGCCCGTTGTGGGTTACAGTGCAGTGATTCTGACATTCACCCTAACAAGGAGCTCTCCAGAATGCTCACTTTCTTCAGAGCTCAAAGCAACAGAGCTCCATTGCCTGAGCTGATGGACCCAGATGCTCAGCAGGCTTGGTGTTATCATGGAGTAGCTGTGCTGCTCCTAATCCCTGATTAGTCAGTTTTGTCCAGTGAGGATATCAGTGCACTCCAATGTATTAAACAGTAAAAAACCCTCGGTTCATTTGGAAAAAGGAAATACATAAGCCTTGTCCTTAAAATCTTGCATGTTGTGAGGTATTCTATGTATATATAGAGGCAATCACTGCTCTTTTTTGCTCAGTGTGAACTCACACTCTGAAAGAGTGAAGAAATGCATTGATACCATGTGCAATAAACAAGTAACAGGTGCATATTAACTACATTGTTTTCCCAAGGAAGAGGGATTAATGAGGCTTGTAATAATAATCAGTGGTCAAAGACCTGGAAAATTCACTGCAAAGTATGGACCTCCTTCTGTTTTGGGAAGCCCAAAGTGCAAGGACCCTGACTCCAGTGAACCTGCAGGGTTTATCCAGTAAAAACTGGAGCTTTTGACCATTGAAATATTCTCTTTGCTCATCTTGTGCCACCTTAACCTAAAGAGGAGGAAGCGGGCTGGTGTAATGACTCATGGGATATTCTCTCCTTTTCTGCTCCACAGCTGGGCCTTCAGGAGTCCAGTGCACCTAAGCAGGGAAATGGAGAACCTTTTCCAAAGCAAAGGAGGAAGGATATCCAATGATCCTGAGTTTGCCAAACTGTGTAGCAGCAAAATACTTTGTTGGAATTACTCAAGGGTCAGAGAAGAACTGCCTCCTTCCTTTGCTTAAATCCATCTTCAATCAGCTGACTTGAGTTTCATTGAAGAAAAGAACATGAGCATATTTAATAGGCTGAGATGTCAGGTGATAAAGGACACTGTAATTTGGATGGTGCATCTCTTCACCACTTTATTAGCAGTATAAAAAGATATATCAGAAGTTACTATAAATAGTCTAATTGTTTTATTCTCAAATGACAGTCTTCAATAATATAGTCCTTGAATCAAAATGAATATCTAAATGCTTCTAGATACTAGCACTGAGCAtgtgttttggttgttttagCGGTTAATAATCACACTTCAAGAAGGAAGGtagaagtaaaaaagaaaacaaaagcagcgTTTGGGtggaacaaaagagaaaaacaaggctTGAAAATATACCATCCTCACTCTAAATCTGTTCCTGGGAGAAATTTAAAAGGACAGCATTTTGCAGATCAGCTTAGAAGAGGGTGGTAAACATAATTTCCTCCTACTCTCTGTAGAAGTGCATCAGGCCCTCTTAAATACTTTCTGACTAGTAATAGAAGTCATACCCAGActgcattttgaaataaaagtattttaaattatttttagagaCATAAACAAGTGTTCAATTAATGATAATGCCTACACATACAAAACGCACCAGTCCCATAATGAGTAAAATTCCCCTGCTGTAAGTTCTTAAATGTCACCTTCTGCTCTGCATTTCCTAAGGTTCTCTCTCCCTGAAGAAGAACTCATCACATTATCAAGTGTATGGGGGAAGAAACACCAGAAGTTAAGGCCTGATCATGAAAACTCTGATGTGACTAATCACTTACATGAGTAATCCTATCCATTAATCAAAGTTTAATTGGTTTCCCACACACATTGCACAGGAAGGGCCATTCTCCTTCCATGAGTAGTACAGGTAGGAGGCTGCATACTTGAAAGGTCAGGTGTCCTGTTCctttcagtttcagtttagGGATGTATCCTGAAGAATAGTGGAAAGAGGACAGGATGGAGGAATGGGTGTGAGCTAAGCTGTTGGGACTGTTCATGTGAAGAAATCTGAGCATGCTCATAAATGGCTTGCAGGGTCCAGCTTCTAATTTCTGTTGAGTAAAATTCTATTCCCATCTAGTTATCTAATCCTTGTGTAGTCTCCAGGTAAATGGAAGTGTCAGGTCGTTCCCATATGAAAATCTGTTACTATTTCTCAGAGGACATTGCAACTGAGCAGCTATCTAGGTTAAGGAGAGGGGACTGTGAAAGTATCTTTggctttcagaaagaaaaatagcaaacaggaaaaaaaatctaaacttGTGGAgcattgaaattattttcatttggaGGAATAATGTCAGAGCAATTGGCCTGGTTTGTCATCAATCACCATACTGTGTTTAATAAAGTTATATGATAACAACAAAGTATATGAATAATGACTTTTTAGACCTTAGGTCTCATATCTAACAACTGCAATATTTCTGACTGCATGATAAATGTCAATCCCAATTCACAAGAAGGAAAAGTCTGCCCTCCTTCCACATGTTATGTTCTCAGTAATATAAACCTTTGGAGAAGTGTTTATTTTTGTCATTCAGAGACCATTTTTCTTTGAGTGGATATGAAATAGAAAAGCAATTTACCAATTATCACCCAAAACAATCTTCATTAGCCAATCAAGTATTTTGTACTTAGGAAACAGTCACTTTATCTTTGATTTCAACCCTTTGCACTTTGATCAAAATTGTACCTTTTGAAGTACTCAATATCCATAATAGGGAAAAACTGGGTCATATGTCTGCTCCAGTAAAACATAATGTGTATTTCAGACACCACAGATCTGCTTATGGTTGCTTAAAGAAACTAGAGATTCCCACAAGGGTTGAAAAAAAGCTTTATTAAAAGCTGTTTCAAGGACTGAAATGAAACTAATTGCCCAAGAGGGATAGGAAGACAAGAAAGAAGTAGGTCTGACATAGGCAGCCATCACTCCCAGTCATTGCATTCCCAGTGACTGAAGAGCTAATGACACCAGACTCTTAGGAAATTCAGTGCCTGCAAGCTTGATTAGGTAAGGCAGCAAGTCTAATCTGCATTTAATGAATGATTCAGGAATAACTCTAAGAGCCTAACTTTATGGTAGCAGTGTGTTGACAGAATTAGGTACATGCTTAACGCTTATCTTGTGACCTAGCTAATTATGGGTTTTTAAAACAGTTATTACACTTCCTCCATCCAGTTTCACGATTTGTTGTCTGTTTATTCTGCCAGCTATGATCTAGCATTTTGTTAAAACTTATGCTACCATGAAAGCAGAAGCAGATGctagaaaataatgaaagaaaatggaaaactaaCTAAACCTGATATTTCTGCAGTGCAGTGTAGGCAGACAGATATTGATGCCTCCATGGAGCTCCATTATTGTTATTATGTATTCACAGAGATCAGTAAGAGGGTTTTGACCTATATTGGTCTGAGTGATGAAAACATAAAAGTAAATGTGAACAAAGAAAAGGGATCAAATATAAAAAGATGATTAGGACATAATTCTTTTTAATcctaataatattttatttaagatAGGGAAGAATGACAGTTTACTTTTAAGAGGTAGTTCTTAGAtgtattatttttcaaaaataaatgatTTGTGAATGTTGGCAGCATTGCAAAATGTCACAAAGGTAAAACTATATTGATAAGCACAACCTGCAGTAACACCATCAAGGTATCAGTCCTTCCTGAAGTCTAAAAACACTTCCACATGCTCCTTTTCTTTCAGCAGGGGAAACTTGCTGAGGCACATCTAAAGCTATGTATGCCAGGGTTCCAGCAGGGAGGTGTTGTGTTCAGGAGACAGTCACCACACTTTTCAGACCTTTCTGAATGCCTTGGTCCTTCAGTCACTGAAATGTATGTGCAGAATTCATTCAGCAGGTACCACTGATGATTGCCTCCCTGCACCTTACTTCAGGTGTCATACAACCCTCACTTTCTCAACTCCCACAGCCTCC is a window from the Passer domesticus isolate bPasDom1 chromosome 1, bPasDom1.hap1, whole genome shotgun sequence genome containing:
- the LOC135281666 gene encoding carbonic anhydrase 2 isoform X2, which produces MVQGGALDGVYRLVQFHIHWGSCDGQGSEHTVDGVKYDAELHIVHWNVKYGKFAEAVKHPDGLAVVGIFMKVGNAKPEMQKVVDALSSIQTKGKQASFTNFDPTGLLPACRDYWTYPGSLTTPPLLECVIWHVLKEPITVSPEQMCKLRGLCFNAENEPVCHMVDNWRPCQPLKSREVRASFQ